One Mycobacterium sp. SMC-4 DNA window includes the following coding sequences:
- a CDS encoding metalloregulator ArsR/SmtB family transcription factor — MKTVSRISDSASEHDPDLRASAPLPDLPSRAVLDNAGDLLRALAAPVRIAIVLQLREDARCVHELVDALAVPQPLVSQHLRILKAAGVVEGERSGREVLYRLADHHLAEIVIAAVTHAAEDMP, encoded by the coding sequence ATGAAAACGGTTTCCAGGATCTCCGATTCGGCGAGCGAACACGATCCCGATCTGCGCGCCAGTGCCCCCCTGCCCGACCTGCCGTCCCGCGCTGTGCTCGACAACGCCGGCGACTTGCTGCGAGCGCTGGCCGCCCCGGTGCGTATCGCGATCGTGCTGCAGTTGCGCGAGGACGCTCGCTGCGTACACGAGCTCGTCGACGCGCTCGCTGTGCCACAGCCGTTGGTCAGCCAGCATCTGCGAATCCTCAAAGCCGCCGGTGTGGTGGAGGGGGAACGCTCGGGCCGGGAGGTGTTGTACCGCTTGGCCGATCACCACCTTGCCGAGATCGTGATCGCCGCGGTGACACACGCCGCCGAGGACATGCCGTGA